One region of Balaenoptera ricei isolate mBalRic1 chromosome 5, mBalRic1.hap2, whole genome shotgun sequence genomic DNA includes:
- the SMIM20 gene encoding small integral membrane protein 20 isoform X3 produces the protein MTPNLRTALIFGGFISLIGAAFYPIYFRPLMRLEDYHGETEAQRGCSTCPRTHS, from the exons ATGACCCCGAACCTGCGCACCGCGCTGATTTTCGGCGGCTTCATCTCCCTGATCGGCGCCGCCTTCTACCCCATCTACTTCCGGCCCCTAATGCGGCTGGAGGATTACC atggggaaactgaggctcagcgaggTTGTTCAACATGCcccaggacacacagcta
- the SMIM20 gene encoding small integral membrane protein 20 isoform X2: MTPNLRTALIFGGFISLIGAAFYPIYFRPLMRLEDYRIIICFTDGETEAQRGCSTCPRTHS, translated from the exons ATGACCCCGAACCTGCGCACCGCGCTGATTTTCGGCGGCTTCATCTCCCTGATCGGCGCCGCCTTCTACCCCATCTACTTCCGGCCCCTAATGCGGCTGGAGGATTACC gtattattatctgttttacagatggggaaactgaggctcagcgaggTTGTTCAACATGCcccaggacacacagcta